The Ananas comosus cultivar F153 linkage group 22, ASM154086v1, whole genome shotgun sequence genome segment CAAATTTGTTCTAAAGTGAATGCGATATGCAACCATTCATGCAACAATTTCAGTTAGATCTAAAGCATGCAACTTTACACTAACATGTGCTAAGGCACTAAGCTTTACATGTACAATTGCATTAGAACACCACAGCTTGCACAAAGAGTAGAAAATTTGGTGGTTACCCAGAAACCTAAAGAGAACAAAGGAGAGTTTAATCAATCAAAGTTGCAGCTGGAATATCAATTGAGTACAAACGCCATTCAAAGTGCCCTCATAACCGGTCAAGAAGGACCGAGCCCCTCTCAATTATCACAACGATTTGACATTCAAGGGGAAGGCCATCATAAATATTATCGTAGACCACACAGGACAACAATGAAgagaaaatatgtataaaaGGCAACAAAAACCCCACAGCCAGCAGGAAGACATAGGAAACTAAATCAACCCATGGAAACCATACCAAATAGACTAAATGAATCGAGATGAAAATAAATTCTTCACAAAAATAGAGTAGGAGCGAAAACAAAACCTGATAGTGAAAAGAAATATACTTTGATAAGGCTTCCCTATCCATCGAACATTATTAGATCGCCGCCGAAGACTTTTTTTTGCGTATTAGATCACCATCGAAGTCTTTTTTTTGCATAGCAGGGAGCAACCGGTTGCCTACAaagtaggccatccaaagtgtCCTCATCACCAGTTAAGAAGGGTTGGGTCAATTGCAACCATCAAAACCATCTGACATTCAACTGGAACAAAGTGCAACTTGAAGCTCATTGGCATCCTCATTCTTGGATCAACTTCCATTTTCAAAATGAGGTCAATTCGGACACAATTAGAGTCCAAATTCGAGCCACTACTGCTGTGATTTCAGTGGAACCACTCGTCGAATAATGCGGCCACTCCTGCTGCTGCGTCCACTATTGCATCTGCTGTGGCGCTTGCTGCTGTCACTATCTGAGGCagcagccgcagcagcagccTTTGCTGTTGCTGGCTgcaatagcagcagcagcaacaacagcatCCCTTGCTGCCGCGTGCTgcagtggcagcagcagcagcaacagcccCTGCTACTGTAGGCTGTCGTTGCAGCGGCCTTTGCTGCTGCCGGCAGCAGCCCTTGCTGCTGCCCGCGGCAGCCGGAAACATGCTAATACGACGCAGAAGTTTGCGGCAAAAGCACGCGAAAAGTGGCTTCATTTTATATGAAATTGggcttcaatttaactccaacACACAACATAATCCAATAAGACCTCTCATCCTAAATTCTATCATCATAACATGTACAAAGACGGAgaagatatatatttatttttttctcctttagTCCTTTGCAAATTTGAAAAAGCTCACACTCTAATTTTCTGCCTATGCAATTTATCATCCATCTTATGTAAATGAACTTAAGCAAATCTTCAACTTGGTTTGGTTAAAGTATGAAAAATTGTACAAAACAACATATATGAATGGAGCAAATAAACAATGGGAATTAAAAATTGAAGCATAAAATCAACAACCGAAGAATTAAATCAATACTCCCAAGAAAGACGAAAAACTCCTTAGTAAATCAGTGTGTGAAATTAATACCAAAAAGCATACATGAATGGGTAtggtaataaatatatatactctgCTCAGACTCCCCCGGTCATCAAATATTATGAGCCTGGCGACAAAGCCTTCTTGGTTAGTACCGCTATCTGAGTTTGAACCTATGCGCACACCAAAACTATGGTCAGTAGAAATGAGAACGACTGGTTGCCTAGGAAGCAAGCCACCCAAAGTCCTCTCATAACCAATCAAGAAAGCGTAGGCCTCTCTCAATCATCGCAACCATCTAACATTCAAGGTTCCAATCAGCATAGCATGGAAGGGAAACGGGTGAAAGTGGACATTCAAGAGGTAGTCATCATAGCATGCACAAAGTACTCTCATCACCAACCAAGAAGGCCCAGGGTCCTTTCAATTATCGCAACCATCAGGCATTCTAGGGGAAGGTCATCATAGCAATGGGCGAAAAGAGGGGAAGGCAAAGACCGAGAAAATAGGAGGGCAAGTAGATATAGGACAGAACTATGAAGAACAACAAAGCGCCAACTGCAACCAGGAAGACATAGCAAACCTGCAGGAACCAAAAAGAGACTTCCAGATTCCAGGGTATACCATCTTTTTTTCCTTGAAATTCATGCTAAGGGAAAGCCAAAAGGAAAGAGTTTTTACCTGGCCAAAACCTCAAAACAATGATGTAAAATAATCAAGTATCCAAATGACATTGAAATacagaaaggagaaaaaaggcGTAGAAAAACAAATGTATGTAAAAGCAAGTCAAAAACACAGTTTTGACAAATCAATGGTAGAAATGCAATTTTGGGAAATCCCAATAGCAAAACAAACACGAAACTAATGTTAGCAAAGTAAAGATGAGCTGAAATTCTATCAAGAATATAGGGAACCAAAACCAGTAAATTGAGCTTAAGAACAGGCAGAGCAACCAAGAAGTACTGGACTTTCTAAACAGAAAGCAGGAGCCACAGCACCAAAAAGCGAGCtccaacttaaaaaaaaaaaaacgtgaagTACTGAAACACAATAAAGCTCTACAAATCTTCAAAGTCTTTGTAATGTCAAATGAAGTCATTTCTATTAAAACATAACCAATTTCATTTTATACGAAGGTGTCAAGAATAACTTCTAAAACTGACCAGCACAACAAATTACTTCGCATGTTGATAGATAGAAAATCTTAACCGATGTGAATAGAAGGATCAAAAAGTAGAAAACTATGAGGGAAGAGCTATGATGTGAGCATTTACAGGTGATAAACACAATAAGTTTGCATTCTAAACATCAATCAAGAAGGTTCAGTTAATTGAGACACATAGTCAATGCCCTAACCATGTAAAGTAAAATTTCAACCactgcatgaaaaaaaaaaaagaagaatattgCCAATTTCCATAGCTGACTTGCATTGTTTAATTTGGTTAGTGAGAAAGGTTTGTTAAGTTACTCATGTAGCTATTATACTTAGACTTGAATTTCTAAAGAAGCAAGCTTGGATGGACTTAAACGACATAGTCAGATTTCTAGTTTTAAATTTCCTTAGCATTTTTGTTGTGTAGTTAGCACTTAGCATCAGCAAGAACTTTCACTTTCATATATTACTTTCATCAATTCTTGCCCAGTTGAGACTGGAGAAAGataaaggagagaaagaaaattacaaaagaaTTATATTTCCTAAATGAAATAAATCCCTTTCATAACAAAAAGAACTCAAGAGAAGCGAAGCTCAGGTTATATCATAATAAACAATAAACAAAAAGCAGAAAAATAGAGGTTCAGGTAATGTAAAAATCCAACCAGGATCAGTAACTTGGGCAAGGAATCAAAAAACGTAAGAGATGGTTGCTAAGGGATTAGGCCGTCCaaatctctttaattttttttctttatagcaTCACTGGCTCAAAAGACATCGAAAGAGCTAAAAGATCAAAGGATTATACACTAAAACTTAAGAGATGGTTGCCGAGGGATTAGGCCATCcaaatctctttttttcctttgtagCACCACTGCCTCAAAAGACATCGGAAGAACTTAAATAGCAAAAGTTTTCAGAAATAAGCACATAAGCAATAGCCACCGTTCATACTTTGCCTTACTTATCATCATCACCTCAAAGAAAAGCTAGAAAATGGACAGGAACAAAATGAAATCGAGAAAATCAAGAAATATTGGGAAAATAATAATGCACCGAAGGATTGGGGCAAAAGAGACATAACAACTGTGAtactcaaaattataaaatcaatattataaatatgCAAACTCCCTCTTAAAGGAGTCAACATAACTATGATGCAGGTTAGAAACAAAAATCAGCAACACAATGCTAATAATAGCCTCAAATTAACAATGCCAACAATTAATAGTTTCCATTCATATCCTATGTATTTGCAAGCATTTTCTTCCATCTGATATAATTGTGTTTGCTAAAGGAATTGGAATGGCAATATTGTAAAATGAACTAAGAAAATTAGCCTCAAACAATGACAATAATCAATAGTTTGCATTAATATCCTATATATTTGCAAGCATTTTATTTCATCTGACATTATTAGATTGGCAGCGAAGCCTTCGTGATTAGTAGTGCTGACCGAGTTAGAAACCATGCACACACCGAAACCATTCTTGGCACAAATGAGAACAACTGGTTGCTTAAGAAATAAGCCATCCAAAGTGCTCTCATTACCAATCAAGAAAGCGCAGGCCTCTCTCAATTATCGCAACCATCTGACATTGGGAAGGTCATCATCGCATGGGAGGAACACGGTGAAGACAAAGTCTCAGGGAATAGAAGGTTCAAATTCTTTTCACATTCAGGTGCAAGCAAAGAAACCCACAATAGACAAAACATTGCTATAAACCGCACAGGACAGAACTACAGAGAGCAAGAAAGAGTCCCCAGGCattctttttttcaattcatCGCCACCGCCTATTATCAGATACAAAGCATAAAATTTCAATTAAGCAATAGATTGCAAGAGCAAgcatagtaaaatcaaaaaaatttgatagtcgAGAGAGAATTAGATAAAAGACTCTAGTAGGCATTACATCAAACATATGAGGGGCGCAGCAAAACGGACAATTTTTGGAGCTCCCCTTGCTCCACTGAGTAGAGAgggaggtagagagagagaggcgacaGAGACCAAGCCATGGAATTGGGCGAGGAAgtttcggcggcggcggggatggGGAGGGGTGGAAAGAAGCATACCGTAGCAGGGTGACAAAGGCCCGAGGTTTGCGGGAGCTGTGGGGAGAAGCGCGACCCTCCGCGTTGGACGTAGGAGGAGGTCAGGGTAGGGCCTGACAAACACCCGACAGGGGAGGCCCGGAtcagagagaggaggaggtgggggcCCGGATCGGAGAGAGGAGGGCTGCGGGCGACCCGCACCCCCCGCTCacggagggagagagagagacgggggGAGCGGCGGAGGGGCCCGCCATCTGCGGGCGACCCGCACCCCCCGCgcggggaaagagagagagagagagagagccagggGGCCCTGCCATGTGCGCAGCGCGCGCTGGCGAGGCGACACGTAGGCGCCCGCCGCCCGCCCGACGCCAGCCGCTGCCGCCCGCCCACTGTGGGGTCCCGCACATGtgaccgccgctgccgcccgcCCGCTGTGGGGGCCACCGAAGCCCCCGCCAAACGCGGGGACGCGACGAAGGGGCGCGAGAGGAGCGGGGCGCCGAGAAAGCGACACGTTGGCCACAGTAGAACTGGGCTTTCATTATATGTATAGACACCcgacactattcactccaggcaacttaaaatctgatatctttcgccggagctccctgaatgtccgtttgagctcaaacttgacagtcatgttcggttttacttaacttaacaagctgacaatcactggttcagtttcgaccccgtttggtcactgaaaactgtaccgaactgcaatctttatcagatagctttcggattttatttctcactctatgggtgtcagaaaaatatgaaaccttaaatctagcctcataaaaatatttctgacatctctgccaattttcataattttctgagactgtgcattttctgctaatttatctgtcccgtttccaacagaaaattctagatcttctgttttaattccgatttcagcacaagtcaattctgacttatgttttacttctctaaattcaataaaaatagtatcccacactatttttatttatctttattttctttaccaaaatctggtatattacaggtaaagtgatgatgaaaatgtgatgatgcatgattgtgagtacaacttgcataatatgatgaatgagaactatgtgaacgtcaaaaaccctatgtgtatgcatgagagaaaagtgagcacccaaagtgagtaaaagaatagagtgacacaatgacatagatcgagtggcattcgataaagttaaagtaaaatgacactagagatagtgtgaggtaaagaaccaatgtaatgtaaagaatgatgaaaatgacaatgtttaaagttaaagtaatgtggggagtaaagaacatgaagtgctagaTGTAGCTAAAAGTaaataatgtaaagaatatgattgctagagttagcaagagtaaagaaatgaaaagaataagaaatgctagagttagcaaaaataaagaattgtaaAGAATGTGTTTacatgagtttgcaacaaaaagtgatgaaagaacactagagctagtgtaaagtcaagattgaacttataaatcctttgagttaaggatatgatcatacttgctatgagttccgtgctcgagggtggtcgccccccctcgggcgatgcgctccggagttatgcatcacgggttggagtaagcCTGAAGGACGGTTCTAGCGGGTGacttcctgcgatgatggacttaatgtgaagcaagtcaatgtggcgatacccccgggttagtcttgagattaaagaacaaagagcaaagaacaaagtgcaaagaacaaagaacaaagaacaaagagtaaagtgaaaaaaataaagaatttgcataatctgcatttatttaatgttgagcatatttctgctgattgttcaggcatattagcatcatgtatagtttggttactgttTACAgcctattctttctattatgcctgagttagtcatagtggaaaagtcggtgagattgaggccaaacccactggaaactttgttgtagttctcaccccactattccacagagccgagacctagcgagccggcgagcgaccgcggtaaaggtatcgcaccttagtcagTGGCCGCCAGAGTTGGTTTACATTTTGCTAGTAGAGTttccctatgttcatcttttgtacttgatgagaaataatgtaaagaaaagaatataaagtTTCATTATGAGCAAATGTGAttgaaaaagaaatgatgcaatgatGTAACAGATTGAAGCAATggatatgatcaaaaatgaatcatgtactagttgaatgtttagtttcctttctttcactcatggctattgcttaccctcgtgtaagtcgtttgtgtatgtttccgctagtgcttttctctattgatgaaaatgtacatgtgaggagccttgggcggataggggaaactctgtccgttcagcatctgtttgacgtgctcgggtcgggccaaattggtatcggtcccggggtgtgacatttGTCTTCTATGTGACACTGTTTTATTGGTTTAACAGGTAGTAGAAGAAGCCCTACCGGTACCTGCCTCTCCGCCCGCTCCCGCTACCACTCCGCTGTCTCCGTCCACTCCCGCACACACACCCGTGCTTGTCTCTCCACCCGTTCCCGGTCCGCTGCCTCccgctccgccgcgccgcctccCTCCGTCGTGCCGGCTCCTACTTTTTCCTCCTCCTAAAGTTTTCATAAAACCcatattttttatcctatatTTGCCTGGGATTGCCCTGTAACTGTCGCCCTAATTTCACttgtaaaaagtaaaaaattccCTCGTTTCACATCCAAAAACTTACTGTCcctcttctttcatttttttcccataaatctctctccaaaaaacATTAAATCggattttatattattatcataattaCACACccgtatttataagtttttatcTCTAATCGatgttttattatacttttttcacTATTGCTCAGCTAGTTCGGCTCCGTGCTTTAGAGCAAGAGAAATAAGATTCAGGAGACGCCAACGGTTTTGAAAACTTGACTACGTCGTTTTATGACTGAATAAGGAAAGTCCTATTTTACCGAGCTGAAAACAACACACCAAAGTGGTTGAGACGTGTTCATCTACTCGGGTTTCGATAtgtttttttatgtaaaaatagGAGAGAGAATTCATCATACCTTTattgaaagaaaaacaaagaaaacaacAACGAAAACCAATATAAAGTTTCGATTTCGCTTCGAGTTAAATATCCGCGGAATTCGGATATCCAATTCTCTCTACTTTCAGTATACAATGTGTTGTAAATCAATTCGAGTATGCAACAtccttatttctcttttcaataacTGAATCCTCAAATGTTTTCATTTACTAAATAGAAGTAGAGTAAACTTCATCCAATTTTATATTCAGTATACGTTATCGTCCAGATCACATTAGTCAGCGTTGGGCGTTCGAGAGTTAGTATGATCGTATAAGGAAAACTAAGTTTTAAAATAACAGTAAAAATTGTCCTTTATTCACTCGTGAGTTTATTTACCACATCAGTGTACGAACGTTATTTCTTTCAATACGAAAGAATTTTAAAAGAGCTATATTACGCTGACTAGTTCTTTCTAGGGTAAACCACAAAACCATTAAAAATATGGGTTTTATTTAAATAGGAGTGATTCTAGGAAGTAAAGTTTTATTACTAAATAGTATTAAAAACAGAGTAACTATTATAAATTCAATCTCGGTTTTTAATCGTTTAGTAGATGTATTTCCGATTGTCATTGGACGTTGAAGAGTTTACAAATCATTATCTACGTAAATAGTGTGAGCAAACAAAATTTCAGTAAGAGTTAGTACGTTCTTAGTTTTAAAAGTACGGTGACAGACTTACGGATGGAATACGGTATTTCCCTAAATAAATCGAACGtgtgaaaaaaaagaacaagtcCGAGTTATTTGGGAAATCCAACCaggtatatttaaaagagtAGATCCATTGGTAAGTCTTTTCGCCAAAAAATGTAATTATACTACTTAAACATTTAGTACTTAATGTTGTTGTCGTTAGTCTTGAGACTACTTATAGTAAGACCATTGACCTCTTTTCCATAGTTTCTTCAGatctagaagaaaagaaaatattggaAGACGCTATTCAGAACGAAATATGAACAGATGTGAGGGTAGGTCAAAGTTAAAGAAAGACTCCTGAGTAAATGTTGGTTGACAACATGTTGGAACTCCATTTAGGTGGTTAAggtataaaataatcttttatcCTTAAGGTAGAGTAGTTTATGTCAGAGAAAGTTTTTTTAACGTAGTAAACTTCTATTTCGAAGAACATCTCTTTTATCTAAAAGGAACTAAATTTGTTAGTGTAATAAAAGTTACAGGTTTTTAGATATCCGTCGTGATAAACTTCGTATAGGTTCTTTATGTGTTCACCATTGAGATTGTGGGTTAAAACCAGAAAATCCCAGATCATCCGCCATCGGAGTGTATTCGATCTGTTGAGGTATAAATTCTATAGGGTTCATACCGAATATGGGAAAGGTGTTAAGTTTTCTACGGTAAAATTTGAAGAATATACCGTGCGCTAAATTCTGTATTGTACATCAATTTTACCGAAGTGGGGGTTTCCGAATTCCATGTGGTCACAATTGATAATAACGTAAACAATCGAGTTATTCGTAAGATAAAAAAGAGAGTCGGTGAGGTAATCTCCGTCCGCTTATACCCCGCCATCAGAGTATTAAGGATCTCTGACTTATTTTCTTAACTTAGGACATCTAAGTATGAACGCTTGAGCTAGTGAGattaagaaaattagaaaaatggtTTAACCAAAAGATGAAGTACATCCTTTAGAAGTTTAAACAGTTTTCGtag includes the following:
- the LOC109727561 gene encoding uncharacterized protein LOC109727561, translating into MIRRSPNPSRLLCSLRTLTLAPAPPPQHHQLQQRAPVSGTAKGKVSGVYTYNESPVLLWPTCRFLGAPLLSRPFVASPRLAGASVAPTAGGRQRRSHVRDPTVGGRQRLASGGRRAPTCRLASARCAHGRAPWLSLSLSLSPRGGCGSPADGGPLRRSPRLSLSLRERGVRVARSPPLSDPGPHLLLSLIRASPVGCLSGPTLTSSYVQRGGSRFSPQLPQTSGLCHPATVKTLSFWLSLSMNFKEKKMVYPGIWKSLFGSCRFAMSSWLQLALCCSS